A single region of the Aurantiacibacter sp. MUD11 genome encodes:
- a CDS encoding HlyD family efflux transporter periplasmic adaptor subunit, which translates to MRALRPAHWIIITIAATLLAFVGWANWAELDQVTRAPGRVVPFARVQIVQSEEGGAISQIHVREGDMVRQGQLLVELDTVQLTAAVAEARAEVAALRSRMARIDAELFNKPLRFPAELAEFPDFTSNQRQLFLRRQAALAAELDSLQAMANLQEQELALNEPLVETGDVAQSEIIRMQRAIVETQGRISNLRAQYVRDLQTEFAETEERLVAAEQVLTQREDSMRAASLVAPTDGIVKNVRITTVGGVLRPGDEVLQIVPTGEQLIVEAKVSPRDIAFVQNGQRARVNFDAYDSAVYGTGEGEVVYISPDTLSEEGEDGTVTTYYRVNLEVDTDTMTPRNDMIIDLQPGMTASAEILTGSQTVWEYITKPLLKTTRQSLQER; encoded by the coding sequence ATGCGCGCGCTCCGCCCCGCACACTGGATCATCATCACCATCGCGGCCACGCTCCTCGCCTTTGTCGGCTGGGCTAACTGGGCCGAACTCGACCAGGTCACGCGTGCCCCTGGTCGCGTGGTGCCGTTCGCCCGCGTCCAGATCGTGCAGAGCGAAGAGGGCGGCGCAATCAGCCAGATCCACGTGCGCGAAGGCGACATGGTGCGACAGGGGCAGTTGCTCGTCGAACTCGACACCGTCCAGCTGACGGCTGCCGTGGCCGAGGCAAGGGCCGAGGTTGCCGCCTTGCGCAGCCGCATGGCTCGCATCGATGCCGAGTTGTTCAACAAGCCGCTGCGCTTTCCGGCCGAACTGGCGGAATTCCCCGATTTCACCTCGAACCAGCGCCAGCTCTTCCTGCGGCGTCAGGCCGCGCTGGCTGCGGAACTGGATAGCCTGCAGGCCATGGCCAACCTGCAGGAGCAGGAACTCGCCCTGAACGAGCCGCTGGTCGAAACTGGGGACGTGGCGCAGTCGGAAATCATCCGGATGCAGCGCGCCATCGTCGAAACCCAGGGCCGTATTTCCAACCTGCGCGCGCAATATGTCCGCGACCTGCAGACCGAATTTGCCGAGACCGAGGAGCGGCTCGTCGCTGCGGAACAGGTTCTCACCCAGCGAGAGGATTCGATGCGGGCCGCGTCACTGGTCGCCCCGACAGACGGGATCGTGAAGAACGTCCGCATCACGACCGTTGGCGGCGTGCTGCGTCCGGGCGACGAAGTGCTGCAGATCGTGCCGACCGGGGAACAACTGATCGTGGAAGCCAAGGTTTCCCCGCGAGACATTGCCTTCGTGCAGAATGGCCAGCGCGCCCGCGTAAACTTCGATGCCTATGACAGTGCGGTCTACGGCACGGGCGAAGGCGAAGTCGTCTATATCAGTCCCGATACCCTGTCGGAGGAAGGCGAAGACGGGACGGTGACGACCTATTACCGGGTCAATCTCGAAGTCGACACCGATACGATGACGCCGCGCAACGACATGATCATCGACCTGCAGCCAGGCATGACCGCATCGGCGGAGATCCTGACGGGATCGCAGACAGTGTGGGAATACATCACCAAGCCCCTGCTGAAGACGACCCGCCAATCCTTGCAGGAGCGTTAG
- a CDS encoding efflux transporter outer membrane subunit produces the protein MRRLYMPVYGVMLALGGCVSLAPEPEVVTAVTEMPEAFPQGADAGEYRPAAWWHGFEDPVLNGLVDRALYDNLEIAQAAARAERAAAQARVARAGLLPSLEASAGSSYSDTPVAGGAFANFPGAPSRITNETYSLGLAAAYELDLFGRVRNDLGAARSDAVAAEYDLRAVRLATAAEVISAYFDIVDARFQIETALHTIDVLSERTERTEERYLRGLTQSFELYQVREQLRSAEASLPAREIALTNAEGRLAVLLADYPETLATTLDQPLLPQLAFDPVPAGLPADLLAQRPDVAASWQRLEAARQRIGARRAERFPALRLSASTGTQAASPENVFDVGQNWLVSLGSNLVAPIFDGGRISANIAAARATYDEAAAAYGNAVLNAYREATTAIDTYEEQRQRYRLITAQAAEARATLDLQARRYEAGVGDYVGYLDALRSYHQVEGSLSAAGRDVALARLGVHRALGGDWFSATDEGGQSQDEKDMAE, from the coding sequence ATGAGGCGGCTCTACATGCCTGTCTACGGCGTGATGCTGGCATTGGGTGGCTGCGTGTCGTTGGCGCCCGAGCCGGAAGTGGTCACGGCCGTCACCGAAATGCCTGAAGCCTTCCCGCAGGGCGCTGATGCAGGCGAATACCGTCCGGCGGCCTGGTGGCACGGGTTCGAGGATCCGGTGCTCAACGGGCTCGTCGACCGGGCGCTGTACGACAATCTTGAAATCGCCCAGGCGGCTGCACGAGCCGAACGCGCCGCCGCCCAGGCCCGTGTCGCCCGCGCCGGGCTGTTACCCTCGCTGGAGGCGAGCGCCGGCTCCAGCTATTCGGACACGCCGGTGGCGGGCGGGGCCTTTGCCAATTTCCCCGGCGCGCCCTCGCGGATCACCAACGAAACCTATTCGCTCGGCCTTGCCGCGGCATACGAGCTCGACCTGTTCGGCAGGGTTCGCAATGATCTTGGCGCGGCCCGTTCCGATGCGGTTGCCGCCGAATACGACCTGCGCGCCGTCCGGCTGGCGACGGCGGCGGAAGTCATCTCGGCCTATTTCGACATCGTCGATGCGCGCTTCCAGATCGAAACCGCCTTGCACACCATCGACGTGCTTTCCGAACGCACCGAGCGCACCGAGGAGCGGTACTTGCGCGGCCTTACGCAGAGCTTCGAGCTCTATCAGGTGCGCGAACAGCTCCGCAGCGCCGAGGCGAGCCTGCCTGCGCGCGAGATTGCGCTGACTAATGCCGAAGGACGGCTGGCGGTCCTGCTGGCCGACTATCCCGAAACCCTGGCGACGACGCTGGACCAACCCCTGTTGCCGCAACTGGCATTCGATCCCGTGCCTGCCGGTCTGCCGGCGGACCTGCTGGCGCAGCGCCCAGACGTCGCCGCGAGTTGGCAACGGCTGGAGGCAGCGCGCCAACGCATCGGTGCGCGCCGGGCGGAACGCTTCCCGGCACTGCGCCTGTCCGCCAGTACCGGCACGCAGGCAGCTTCGCCCGAAAACGTGTTCGATGTGGGGCAGAACTGGCTGGTGTCGCTCGGCTCCAACCTAGTCGCGCCGATCTTCGATGGCGGACGCATCTCCGCCAATATCGCCGCCGCGCGAGCCACTTATGACGAGGCGGCCGCGGCATACGGCAACGCGGTCCTCAATGCCTATCGCGAGGCCACGACGGCCATCGACACCTATGAAGAGCAGCGCCAGCGCTATCGCCTGATCACCGCGCAGGCGGCAGAGGCGCGCGCCACGCTGGACCTGCAGGCGCGTCGCTACGAGGCGGGGGTGGGCGACTATGTCGGCTATCTCGATGCCCTGCGCAGCTACCACCAGGTCGAAGGCAGCCTTTCCGCCGCCGGACGGGATGTCGCGCTGGCCAGGCTGGGCGTGCACCGGGCGCTGGGCGGCGACTGGTTCTCCGCAACGGACGAGGGCGGACAATCGCAAGACGAAAAGGACATGGCGGAATGA
- a CDS encoding efflux RND transporter periplasmic adaptor subunit: MSKQARWSLLLLVGAFAIAALMVVLRPEPEEREEVAGVPLVQTVPYEVSTGAIEIHGSGSVQPREEVTLGAEVAGRLVYVNPAFQEGNRVPAGAVLFRIDAADYANRVRSAQADIAAQDVAVLQAQEEMAIAAAELDRFASRESSRAELSRSIDENDYAARIRPPEGLQPASAPQPVTSQDSPNILATREPQLRSAQAARERAEAQLADAQLALSRTTVRAPFSGIVRSENAAVGTLVQPGQSLGTLVASSTYEVRVSLTEAEAALVPALFEASRTRVPAQVMLDYGDTTYRWSAYVDRVDPILDPETRTIDVFLRVPDPTRGGVPVNAEEEGTATAAPPLLLGSFVSATITGGSEQAFARIPLNALRPDNQVWVLRGGKLEIVPVEVLQRTDTFAYVTGAGLGEGGHVITSPLRTPVNGMELRAEGEAGEQ, from the coding sequence ATGAGCAAGCAGGCAAGATGGTCGCTTCTGCTGTTGGTCGGTGCTTTTGCCATCGCGGCCCTGATGGTCGTCTTGCGGCCCGAGCCGGAGGAGCGCGAGGAAGTCGCTGGCGTGCCACTGGTGCAGACGGTGCCCTACGAGGTCTCCACCGGGGCCATCGAGATCCACGGCTCCGGCTCCGTGCAGCCGCGGGAGGAGGTGACGCTGGGCGCCGAGGTCGCCGGGCGACTCGTCTACGTCAATCCGGCGTTCCAGGAAGGCAATCGCGTCCCTGCCGGTGCGGTGCTGTTCCGCATCGACGCAGCCGACTACGCCAACCGCGTCCGCAGTGCGCAGGCCGATATCGCCGCGCAGGATGTCGCCGTGCTGCAGGCGCAGGAAGAGATGGCGATTGCGGCTGCCGAGCTGGACCGTTTCGCCTCGCGCGAATCCTCGCGTGCCGAACTTAGCCGCTCGATCGACGAGAACGACTACGCGGCGCGGATCCGGCCCCCGGAAGGGTTGCAACCTGCATCTGCGCCGCAGCCCGTTACCAGCCAGGATAGCCCCAACATCCTCGCCACGCGCGAGCCGCAATTGCGCTCTGCCCAGGCCGCGCGCGAGCGGGCCGAGGCTCAGCTTGCCGATGCTCAGCTGGCGCTGTCCCGCACGACGGTCCGTGCGCCCTTCTCCGGCATTGTGCGCAGCGAGAACGCCGCCGTGGGCACGCTGGTGCAACCGGGTCAGTCGCTCGGCACGCTGGTTGCCAGTTCGACCTATGAGGTGCGGGTCTCGCTCACCGAGGCCGAGGCCGCGCTGGTCCCGGCGCTGTTCGAGGCAAGTCGTACGCGCGTGCCCGCACAGGTGATGCTGGACTACGGCGATACGACCTATCGCTGGAGCGCCTATGTCGACCGGGTCGACCCGATCCTCGATCCCGAAACGCGCACCATCGACGTATTCCTGCGCGTGCCCGATCCGACGCGCGGCGGCGTCCCGGTAAATGCCGAGGAAGAGGGCACGGCGACTGCTGCGCCGCCCTTGCTGCTGGGCAGCTTCGTCAGCGCCACCATCACCGGCGGTAGCGAACAGGCCTTCGCGCGCATTCCGCTCAATGCCTTGCGGCCCGACAACCAGGTCTGGGTGCTGCGTGGCGGCAAGCTGGAGATCGTGCCGGTCGAGGTGCTCCAGCGCACTGACACCTTCGCCTATGTCACCGGGGCCGGCCTGGGCGAGGGTGGCCATGTCATCACCAGCCCGCTGCGCACCCCGGTCAATGGCATGGAACTGCGCGCCGAAGGCGAGGCTGGCGAGCAGTGA
- a CDS encoding CerR family C-terminal domain-containing protein: protein MREKLINAAIERFGKRGFDGVGTREIAAAVDTPMSSITYHFGGKEGLYHAAAEHIFDHLRDLLGAERFELPGEDALPQERTDAICAMIRSAGQFMLSEKSAAFALFIGREQQDPSPEVRKLMQAKIMPMIEALARQVAILRPELDEAEAKAVTVFLFGMAITLRHSRASLSLLMDAQTLDAPTKTMLLEQLDQSARAILAGERG, encoded by the coding sequence ATGCGGGAAAAGCTCATCAATGCAGCGATCGAGCGATTCGGGAAGCGGGGCTTCGACGGCGTCGGCACGCGCGAAATCGCGGCTGCGGTGGACACGCCCATGTCGTCGATCACCTATCATTTCGGCGGCAAGGAAGGGCTCTACCATGCCGCGGCAGAGCATATCTTCGACCACCTGCGGGACCTGCTGGGTGCCGAACGCTTCGAACTGCCTGGCGAAGATGCTTTGCCGCAAGAACGCACCGATGCGATCTGCGCCATGATCCGCTCGGCCGGCCAATTCATGTTGAGCGAGAAGAGTGCCGCTTTCGCGTTGTTCATCGGTCGCGAGCAGCAGGATCCCTCACCGGAAGTACGCAAGCTGATGCAGGCGAAGATCATGCCGATGATCGAGGCGCTGGCGCGGCAGGTGGCCATATTGCGGCCCGAACTGGACGAGGCAGAGGCCAAGGCGGTCACCGTCTTCCTGTTCGGCATGGCCATCACCCTGCGCCACTCGCGCGCTTCGCTGAGCCTGCTGATGGATGCCCAAACTCTCGACGCTCCAACCAAGACGATGCTGCTTGAACAACTGGACCAGTCGGCGCGCGCGATCCTTGCCGGAGAGCGCGGATGA
- a CDS encoding TolC family protein gives MGTLAAAGSSYANEGQDAEVDSYGPPAVEVATVEPAPLAIPQPLNLAANSAVATHPFVDVAEAEATALGSDLRGARWLYYPSLSVEALAATRGSSFADQDGLTLNAAIEQPLWSGGRIDGQVDRARASLRAGQQRVGEAQTDIVLQVVQAYYDFVLADQRQSVLEASLAEHRELLDAIGRRVAQEVSPRADLTLGQSRTAQVELDLALAGEARDSALVRLSELTGGLEVEPVMPPVSTVDILPPENLALAEALGCSPSLAALSQLVAVAEADRDIAEAQLWPQVLLQLSQNEITGARAAIVLRSQFGNGLSQLAAIDSADARIQRAFAEFGNEERMLREQLRRDYVLVRAARARIESAVFAADAAAEIIASYRRQFIAGRRSWLDVMNATREATNARLSESEARVNAVAGAARILSLTCRWDPEGNITPAERTQ, from the coding sequence GTGGGGACGCTGGCAGCCGCCGGCAGTTCCTACGCTAATGAGGGTCAGGACGCCGAGGTGGATTCATACGGACCGCCGGCGGTCGAAGTCGCAACTGTCGAGCCCGCGCCTCTGGCCATCCCTCAGCCGTTGAACCTCGCGGCCAACAGCGCCGTTGCCACACATCCATTCGTTGATGTGGCTGAAGCCGAGGCTACCGCACTGGGTTCAGACCTGCGGGGTGCGCGTTGGCTCTATTATCCCAGTCTGTCGGTTGAAGCGCTTGCCGCTACTAGAGGCTCATCCTTCGCCGACCAGGACGGTCTGACGCTCAATGCCGCAATCGAGCAGCCCTTATGGAGCGGCGGCCGGATCGACGGCCAGGTGGATCGGGCCCGGGCCTCGCTGCGCGCCGGGCAGCAGAGAGTCGGCGAGGCACAGACCGATATCGTGCTGCAGGTGGTGCAGGCATACTATGACTTCGTACTGGCCGACCAGCGACAGTCGGTGCTCGAAGCAAGCTTGGCCGAGCACCGAGAGTTGCTTGATGCAATCGGTCGCCGCGTCGCCCAAGAAGTCTCGCCGCGAGCGGACCTCACGCTGGGCCAATCCCGGACCGCGCAAGTGGAGCTCGATCTCGCACTGGCTGGCGAGGCGCGCGATTCCGCGCTGGTCCGCTTGTCCGAATTGACCGGCGGCCTCGAGGTCGAGCCGGTCATGCCGCCGGTGAGCACGGTAGACATCCTTCCGCCGGAGAATCTTGCCCTGGCCGAGGCGTTAGGTTGCAGCCCAAGCCTGGCGGCATTGTCGCAACTGGTTGCCGTTGCCGAGGCCGATCGCGATATCGCCGAGGCCCAGCTGTGGCCGCAGGTGCTGCTGCAATTGTCGCAGAACGAGATAACCGGGGCGCGAGCGGCAATCGTGTTGCGGTCGCAGTTCGGCAATGGCTTGTCGCAGCTGGCCGCCATAGACAGTGCCGATGCACGGATACAGCGTGCCTTCGCGGAATTCGGGAACGAGGAGCGAATGCTGCGAGAACAGTTGCGGCGCGATTACGTGCTGGTGCGTGCCGCCAGGGCCAGGATCGAATCTGCCGTTTTCGCAGCTGACGCAGCGGCTGAGATCATTGCCAGCTATCGACGTCAGTTCATTGCTGGTCGGCGCAGCTGGCTGGACGTGATGAATGCGACGCGGGAGGCCACCAACGCCAGGCTTTCCGAAAGCGAGGCAAGGGTCAACGCCGTGGCCGGCGCGGCACGAATCCTGAGTTTGACCTGCCGCTGGGACCCTGAAGGCAATATCACTCCTGCCGAAAGGACTCAGTGA